AACTACTGTCAGATTTCCACCTAATTTCACTACTGTTAGCATtctcgaaaattttagaaaagtaacCGGCTTTCTTAACCATCTAACAATATATTTACAAAGACACAGTTTCGGATTTCTGAGGGGTTTCGAAACTGAGAAGGCTATCCACACATACTCCGGCGCCGTACTTAATTAAGCAGACAATATATTACAGGCTACTGATGTATTTTGTGATCTGTCTAAGGCATTTTACTGTCTAAATCACAATATCTTTTTAAGTAAGATAGAAGGTTAGAGTGAAACAGGAAATACTGCAACTGGTTGAAATCCTATGTCTCTGACACTAAACAAAGGGTGTCAATAGAAAAGAAACCTGTATTGAGCTATCAGGCATTGTCCAATTGGGAACTAATTATGTGTTGTATCCCACATGATCCAGTCTTAGGGTCCTTCCTTTATCCTGTGTAAACGTTAGACCTTTGATCTATAAcaataccagatgccaagtttgttttgtttgcagcagatacaaaaatttaaataagtaGCAAATCAAATTTAGCCTTagaaacatctgcatctacatagatactccgctagCATCACTATAATGCCTGCTGGAGAATACcgtgtatcactactagtcatttccttctctgttccactggcaaacagaGCGATCTGTaacctctctaatcttatcttcatggtccttacgcggaatgtgcgttggcggcagtgcagtcagcctcaaatgaccgttaatgaaattttcatggacattaataggTGCTTCGCAGCTTATCTTtggaaaacacactacatgcatttCAAAATTTGTAAGGGCTTTCCTTCCCCCAATACATTCTTAAAGTCTGATGACAAGCAGACagaagaagttgacagtgttaacCTCTTGGTATTAAAGTTTGATAAAAATGTCTGGCCTACTGtgcttgcttactttcattccacagtgtcatatgggattattttttagcAGTAACTCATCAAGTCAAGCTAAAGTTTGTAAAGCCCAAAAACATGCAATAAGAAGTAGTTGTTGTATGAACTCAAGAACAatctgcagaggcctgtttaggaaaCTGCTTCCTAATATATTTATTCTATAAGGAaacttgtcattaaaatatatccttTTTCAGACCAAAAGCTCATTTCGTGGAATCAATGCTAGAGATAAGAATAATCTCCACATAAAGTCATTTGTTTTAGTTCAGATAGGTGTCCGTTATTCGGAAACAcagattttcagtaacttgcccGTATCCAcaaaaaactgtgtgcctgaccagaACTCGAAATTGGGACATTTGCTGTGGCTagaccatgtctccacaatatcatttcttccaggagtgttgctCTTGCAACTCTTACAACTTACGCAGGAGaagttctgtgacgtttggaaggtaggtgacgaggtactagCGCAAGGAAAGCCGTGAGGGCGAATCATaaatcgttcttgggtagctcagacgataGAGTGCTTTACCGCGAAAGGCAAATTTCCCAGGTTCGTGTCCTggaccggcaaacagttttaatatgccaggaagtttcatatcagcgcacactctgttgcagagtgaaaatttatccTGGAGTCATAAATAGTTTAAttagtaataaatttcagtttaagaggagACTAAAGATTGAGCCGGTGGCAAACTCTTTCTACTCcatcgatggtagagcacttgctcacgaaaggcaaaggtcccgagttcgagtctcggtcgggcacacagttttgatctgccaggaagtttcatatcagcgcacactccgctgcagagtgaaaatctcattctggaaacatcccccaggctgtggctaagccatgtctccgcagtatcctttctttcaggagtgctagttctgcaaggttcgcaggagagcttctgtaaagtttggaacgtaggagacgagatactggcagaagtagagctgtgagaccgggcgtgagtcgtgcttcggtagctcagatggtagagcacttacccgtgaaaggcaatggtcccgagttcgagtctcggtcgggcacacagttttaatctgccaggaagtttcatatcagcgcacactccgctgcagagtgaaaatttcattccagttgcTTTCTTCGTATATTACCTTGATACTGTTGTTCTGAAGGCTCACACTTGCTGTACTTTTCAGGGGATCACGAGCGTAACAGCGGTTATTTGGGTGGCTTCCCCGCTGGTTCATCTGGTCGTCAACATGGACACTGAGGTCTCTTCCGGAAATCCTCGGCCACTGCCGCTGCCTGCCTGGTTACCACTGGACATCTACGCATCTCCCACATATGAGCTACTCTACATGATGCAAGTTCTGTGCCTAATAGTCCCGTCTGTAGCCACTGTATCCTCTGACTGCGTCTTTATTGACCTGATGCTGAGGGTTGCTGCCGAGTTAGAGATTCTGAACGACAACATTTCTAGTTTGCGTAAAATGAAAGTTTCAGCAAAATCCAACGAGTACATGTCAAGCAGTTTGGCCTCCGATTTTGAGGTGCATCTACAGCTTTCGAAGAATGTCAAGCACCACCAGGCAATTCTTAGGTTTGTATAATCCGAAATTTTGTTCAATTTCGTGATTTTTGTTGGTTAACGTTGTATTGTCATTGGGATGGTGCTCAAGACACAACTAAACTCAATCCAGTGGCAATTCAGAGCTCACCATAAACTGGTGTTGTAAGACAaagtataaggggtgatcaaaaagtttccctttGAGGTCGTTACTGTAGCATATATGCAAGGCAGCGCGACTCCGATGAGGATATATAATCACCAAAATGTAGTCAAATGACTGGTGTGCGGCAAATGCGCGGACGTGAACTGGGaccacgttattaccaaatgcgtccaaacaggaccaacgtgttgttacctttttcttggctgccgaaggacaaacaccagcagacatccatcagagaattaAGAATGTGTTCAGTGGGCCAGCATGTCTGTCGAAGACCATCGGTGTGGAATGATGCGCCATGTTCCATGTCGGTCGCGATTCGACACATGACCGTCCCATATCGCTAATGATGTAGCGCATAAGTTACTCCAACTCAAGTGCGTGACGCTCGAGCCCTCGCCCTATAGTCCTGTTCTCTCTCCATACGATTgacacgccttcggtcccttaaaaaaaaaaaaaaaaaaaaaaaaaaaaaaaaaggaattaaaggGTCGATGATTCCTGCCGGACAAGGAAGTGTTGTCGACAGTTATGGCAttcttcacgcagcagaacacggtgctttaccaaacaggtatcttcaaccagATGCATCagtaggatgattgcctcaatactcATAGCAATTCTGCTTGATTGACATACCGGTTATGGACTACGGCCTTCCAATGGAAACTTTTTGGTTGTCCCTTATATGCGATAAGCAGTGTTTTAAAATGTTCTCTTGTtctcatatttgtttacaaataaattttgtaGATGAGCTAATCTCCATTTCAGCCCAGCGGGATGATGACAGTTTTGtagtgcggctcgtcccggcggaggttcgaatcctccctcgggcatgggtgtgtgtgtttgtccttaggataatttaggttaagtagtgtctaggcttagggactgatgaccttagcagttaagtcccataagatttcccacacgtttgaacgtttttctttaacaattttgtAGACTGTTTTCAAGAGAAGAATAAGTGAGTCTAATGTTTTTCCTATCGATACTGTATTGATGGTATATGTGTTGCAATAGTGgagaaaatataatttttctgaAGGACAAAGAGGATGACAACTGGACAGTGAACACCAGCAAATTGAAGTGGAAGTCGATGGGAACTTCACGTTATTCCTCCGTTGTGTCGTAATGACAGTACCAGTGAATGGTGTAACATACCAGCACGGTTAGCGATTATAGTAAGGTTAAAATGATGAGCCTTTCTCTGCATCACGTCACAGTAATATTCTTGGGAAAGATGAAACCCATTTGATGCAGTCGACCCCTGTACGGATTTAGAGCCTcataatataagtaaatatttgcgCATAGTGTGTATGAAGTGGTAAAAACTCGTTTAGTAATTTCAAAATCGGATGGTTTACAAACTTATGGATATGTAACACGCATAATAATTGTTAAAAGTTATGggattacaaaattttagttcagataATCAAAGCGGAACAACAGTTAACTGCACTATGTTCCCAGTCACTAATGAATGTCGAACCGCACACTCTAAGCAAGACAGGCGTTCCTGTGTGTAAAAGTCATTTTGGATTAAAATATATCGATTATTTTGACCAGGAAGAAACTTTCATTCCGCTGCAGAGGTTGGTTGTTTTCAGAATTCTTCGCACTTTTAACCCTTGTTCAGAGCCACTGCTAAAACTCTGAAACTTTCCTTTAGCAAAcagtgctcttaccaactgagtttGAGAGAGGTAGTTAATCAACATGAGCAGACACTGATGGAAGCATGTACGTTGTTAATTTGTTAATGCCTGCGGGAtctttatggtggctctccttcAAATAGTTTTTTCCGGAGTCAGAAGAACATGCAGTTTGGTCATTTGACAataaatcttgcagtggacgttGGGGACTTGGTAGCCACGTGCAGCTATTAGGAAAAGAAACATCTTGAAGCACTTACCAGAAACAGAacgctggtcccaagaatttcttgGACAAGTGTGCAGTCAATGATTTCGGCCAAAGAGACGAAAAAACTGACTGCCTCGGACTACCTCTAGCCTCTAGCCCTGGCAGGTTCAGGGGCGCAGGAGGAATTTAGGTTGCCCAGCCGAGGCGTTTCGACAGTGTCGTAAACGCGCTTTTTTAACAGGGATGAcagccataaatggttcaaatggctccaagcactattggacttagcatctgaggtcatcagtcccctagatttagaactacgtaaacctaactaacctaagcacaccacacacatccatgcccgaggcaggattcgaacctgcgaccgttgcagccgcgtggttccggactgaagcgcctagaaccgctgggccacagcggctggcgatgacagccataaaaattcacaagtttccaTGTTCACTTTGGACTGAACATTATCAAGGGAGCCTTCAAGTGGTGTCATCCCTCAGCCTGCCGAGTTTTTTGGGAACCCTCAGGCCTTCAAACTACTTTTAGAATGGAACACAACATTTATGGCGACTCTGAAATGGTTCCTGTTGGGACACAAAAGCGCTTCTCATTGTTCAGCCGAGTCACCGGGTCAGACACACTATAACATTCTGCCAATCCAGttgtgttgttcactttagggcTAAACGGAAACTCAAAACACGCTGCCTACATGGccacgagaaaaaaaaaacaattcgggAGCTCAATGCCATATCCTCTCTGTGCAAAAAACTTACAAATCAGGAattggctgcttctccagaaaAGGGGAAAACATTGTTAAGTATGATTAGGATTGGCTGATGGGTAGAGCAGATGAATTAGAGAGGAGACATGGAGCTCGTGGAATTTGTGATTGGTACGAAATCATTGTGTGAGAGCAGTTGTGTGAGTGCTTTTGCGGAGGTTACTGAGGTTTGGTGGAAAAGGAGGAGCGGAGAACCTGGATCTTTTGATTCGGACTCTGGTCTGGAGAGGATTCCGGTCTTGATTCTTGTTACACTTCGGACACTCGTTCTGAGCATGACTTCACTCTGGCATTGC
The nucleotide sequence above comes from Schistocerca piceifrons isolate TAMUIC-IGC-003096 chromosome 7, iqSchPice1.1, whole genome shotgun sequence. Encoded proteins:
- the LOC124709022 gene encoding uncharacterized protein LOC124709022 produces the protein MASRDPDVGAVLGPSATLLRLQGLWTPPGGGRTAATAFAAAVSLALTCGLVTMSLLKLLMDRPRELEELVACIFNVTMHGEMLIKGITSVTAVIWVASPLVHLVVNMDTEVSSGNPRPLPLPAWLPLDIYASPTYELLYMMQVLCLIVPSVATVSSDCVFIDLMLRVAAELEILNDNISSLRKMKVSAKSNEYMSSSLASDFEVHLQLSKNVKHHQAILRFV